A genomic segment from Acidobacteriota bacterium encodes:
- a CDS encoding MoxR family ATPase codes for MYVNHLVEHIRREIHKVIVGQDHVLEQILIVLLTEGHALIEGVPGTAKTLIVKTLARIIGLHFGRIQFTPDLMPADVTGTNIFNMATSTFNLRYGPIFTDLLLADEINRTPPKTQAALLEAMEERQVTIDGELHKLSPMFTVLATQNPIEYEGTYPLPEAQLDRFLLKILVNYPEELQEVQVVANWNAGFNARRLEDVNIIPLQDPALLLQARSQVRGVTVEDGIQRYIVSIVRATRSALNITWGASPRACVALLLCSKALAALRGREFVTPDDVKEIAKPVLRHRLVLRSEAEIEGTSADEVLDEVISGIEVPR; via the coding sequence AAATTTTAATCGTTCTCTTAACCGAAGGGCACGCTTTGATTGAAGGCGTGCCGGGCACTGCGAAAACCTTGATTGTTAAAACCCTGGCGCGCATCATCGGTTTGCATTTCGGGCGCATTCAATTCACGCCCGACTTGATGCCTGCGGATGTCACCGGCACCAATATTTTCAACATGGCGACTTCGACTTTTAATCTACGCTATGGGCCGATTTTTACCGACCTGTTGCTTGCAGATGAAATCAACCGCACACCGCCCAAGACCCAAGCCGCGCTGCTTGAAGCAATGGAAGAGCGCCAGGTGACGATTGACGGCGAGCTGCACAAACTGTCGCCGATGTTTACGGTACTGGCGACACAAAACCCGATTGAATACGAAGGGACGTATCCGTTACCGGAAGCCCAACTCGACAGATTTTTATTGAAGATTCTGGTGAATTACCCTGAAGAGTTGCAGGAAGTGCAAGTCGTCGCCAACTGGAACGCGGGATTTAATGCGCGAAGACTTGAAGATGTAAACATCATTCCGCTGCAAGACCCGGCGCTGCTTTTGCAAGCGCGTTCGCAGGTGCGAGGGGTAACTGTCGAAGACGGCATTCAACGTTACATCGTGTCAATTGTGCGCGCCACACGTTCGGCATTAAACATCACTTGGGGCGCAAGCCCGCGTGCCTGTGTCGCGTTGTTGCTCTGCTCGAAAGCCCTGGCGGCGCTTCGCGGGCGCGAATTCGTCACCCCCGATGATGTGAAAGAGATTGCCAAGCCCGTCCTTCGCCATCGCCTGGTCTTGCGTTCGGAAGCCGAAATCGAAGGCACGTCAGCCGACGAAGTTCTCGACGAAGTGATTTCAGGCATCGAAGTTCCGCGATAA
- a CDS encoding NUDIX domain-containing protein → MNKEEVDKNENSPEPSQTIRNPQSAICNSPIPAAAVALVRDTAQGIEVYLNKRPAHFRYYPGAFVFPGGRVDETDGDIQVTACREVREEIGVEIHPEGLALLRDIYTNPKAGPVYHMKTFAYEIIGEMPTVLNTEEVDGEIWIGAKEVLSLRETIFTPYQVSAAIYTISRFDKVLELLAALQHGHINDQYLPHRDYWL, encoded by the coding sequence ATGAATAAAGAAGAAGTTGATAAAAACGAAAATTCGCCGGAGCCATCGCAAACCATCCGCAATCCGCAATCTGCAATCTGCAATTCTCCGATTCCTGCGGCAGCGGTAGCGTTGGTGCGAGATACCGCGCAGGGGATTGAAGTCTATTTGAATAAACGTCCGGCGCATTTTCGTTATTATCCCGGCGCCTTTGTTTTTCCCGGCGGGCGGGTTGATGAAACTGACGGCGACATACAGGTTACCGCCTGTCGCGAAGTGCGCGAAGAAATCGGCGTTGAGATTCATCCCGAAGGTCTGGCTTTGCTCAGAGACATTTACACCAACCCGAAAGCCGGGCCGGTCTATCATATGAAAACCTTCGCCTATGAAATCATCGGCGAGATGCCGACAGTTTTGAACACGGAAGAAGTAGACGGCGAAATCTGGATTGGCGCCAAAGAAGTTCTCAGTTTACGCGAAACGATTTTTACGCCCTATCAGGTGAGCGCGGCAATTTATACCATCTCGCGATTTGATAAAGTCTTGGAGTTGCTCGCGGCTTTGCAACACGGACACATCAACGACCAGTATCTGCCGCACAGGGATTATTGGCTTTAA
- a CDS encoding DUF58 domain-containing protein: MLNFVFTNLFFYLLALGIALLSLGWINRGALYLTILYDAILFLLASLDYFISESGKDFQIEREMDERFAMGAENPVAVKIRNRTRRPVKFIVKDEYPAQMELVSPRIAVLTVPPGRARTWKYELLPTTRGKYEFGNTALRFRSKLGLLWKQYSYPTASDVKVYPNIREAKKNELYAHRNRRPDPGIRRMQLKGQGREFESMREFVTGDEIRHISWAASARRGKLITRQYTIERSQNIVIVLDTGRLMTARIGKLSKLDHAINAALSIAYVAASGGDNIGLLAFSRKVIDYLPPRKGHDQLNRLLESLYHLEPQLVEPSYTRAFNFFSSNCKRRSLVVILTDLVDREASAELLTHTSKLIPRHLPLIVTIGDTDLRELVRTVPAKSSEVYEQGVAEEILRQREEALSRIRHAGGLALDVPARQLSISLVNKYLEVKERGLL, from the coding sequence ATGCTGAATTTTGTTTTTACCAATTTATTTTTTTATCTGCTCGCGCTAGGGATTGCGCTCTTGTCGCTTGGCTGGATAAATCGCGGGGCGCTCTATTTGACGATTCTCTATGACGCCATACTTTTTTTGCTTGCCAGTCTGGATTATTTCATTTCCGAAAGCGGCAAGGATTTTCAAATTGAGCGCGAGATGGATGAACGGTTTGCGATGGGCGCGGAAAATCCGGTTGCCGTTAAAATTCGCAATCGTACGCGCCGTCCGGTGAAATTCATTGTAAAGGACGAATACCCGGCGCAGATGGAACTGGTAAGTCCGCGCATCGCCGTGCTTACGGTGCCGCCTGGTCGCGCGCGCACCTGGAAATATGAACTGCTGCCAACGACACGCGGCAAATACGAATTTGGCAATACGGCTCTCAGGTTTCGCTCAAAGCTTGGACTGTTGTGGAAGCAATACAGCTATCCGACGGCAAGCGATGTCAAAGTTTATCCCAACATTCGTGAAGCAAAAAAAAATGAATTGTACGCGCATCGCAATCGTCGCCCAGACCCCGGCATTCGCCGTATGCAACTCAAAGGGCAGGGGCGCGAGTTTGAATCCATGCGCGAATTCGTGACTGGCGATGAGATTCGCCATATCTCCTGGGCAGCAAGCGCGCGGCGCGGCAAACTCATCACCCGGCAATATACCATCGAGCGCAGTCAAAATATTGTCATCGTGCTCGACACCGGGCGGTTGATGACGGCGCGCATCGGCAAACTTTCTAAATTAGATCACGCCATCAATGCCGCGCTCTCTATCGCCTACGTAGCCGCATCAGGCGGCGATAACATCGGGCTTTTGGCATTTTCGCGAAAGGTGATTGATTATCTGCCGCCGCGCAAAGGGCACGACCAACTCAATCGCCTGCTGGAATCGCTTTATCATCTGGAGCCGCAGCTTGTTGAACCGAGCTACACGCGGGCGTTCAATTTTTTCAGCAGCAATTGTAAGCGGCGTTCGCTGGTCGTCATCTTAACCGACCTAGTTGACCGCGAAGCCTCTGCGGAGCTTTTAACTCATACGTCGAAACTCATCCCGCGCCATTTGCCGTTGATTGTGACGATTGGCGATACCGACCTGCGTGAACTGGTGCGCACGGTGCCCGCGAAATCATCCGAGGTCTATGAACAGGGCGTTGCTGAAGAGATTTTAAGACAACGCGAAGAAGCCCTCTCACGCATTCGTCACGCCGGTGGTCTTGCACTTGATGTTCCCGCCCGCCAGCTTTCGATTTCATTAGTGAACAAGTACCTCGAAGTTAAAGAACGTGGGCTGTTATAG
- a CDS encoding PaaI family thioesterase, giving the protein MKEIPEGFVLFNRPSPFIHTLGPVYIKKEDEYAVIGLRIEEKHANTRGIAHGGVLASLADIALGYNLVFSTMPPRSLVTVNLTVDFIGSARNGDWVEARVEIQKKEGRTAFASACLTVGKKQIVRASGIFLMGKPFEVHD; this is encoded by the coding sequence ATGAAAGAAATTCCCGAAGGTTTTGTTCTGTTCAATCGTCCGAGTCCGTTCATCCATACACTCGGTCCTGTCTACATCAAAAAAGAGGACGAATACGCAGTCATCGGTTTACGCATTGAAGAAAAACATGCGAATACGCGCGGCATCGCGCATGGCGGCGTGCTGGCATCGCTTGCCGACATTGCGCTTGGTTACAATCTGGTCTTTTCAACCATGCCGCCGCGTTCACTGGTGACGGTTAATTTGACGGTTGATTTCATCGGCAGCGCAAGAAACGGCGATTGGGTCGAAGCCCGCGTTGAAATTCAAAAGAAGGAAGGTCGAACGGCTTTTGCGAGCGCCTGTTTAACGGTTGGTAAAAAACAGATCGTTCGCGCCAGCGGTATTTTTTTGATGGGCAAACCGTTTGAGGTTCACGATTAA
- a CDS encoding crotonase/enoyl-CoA hydratase family protein, with product MPNVIFETQDSIAIVTINRPQVRNAVDSDTAIELFDAFAKFDADDSLNVAVFTGAEGVFCAGADLKAVAGGDKRDNDEHSELAPMGPTRMRLTKPVIAAVEGFAVAGGLELALWCDMRVAARDAIFGVYCRRFGVPLIDLGTIRLPRLIGHSNAMDLILTGRGVTGEEALRMGLVNRLVESGEALAEAIKVAQQIAAFPQACMRSDRQSAYEQWDLSWDEAIRNEFTLGKAILDSGESVAGARRFAQGEGKHGTFK from the coding sequence ATGCCAAACGTCATTTTTGAAACGCAGGATTCTATTGCTATTGTGACCATCAACCGCCCGCAGGTTCGCAACGCGGTTGATTCCGACACCGCGATTGAACTCTTTGACGCCTTTGCCAAATTCGACGCCGACGATTCATTGAATGTCGCAGTGTTTACCGGCGCAGAGGGCGTCTTTTGCGCGGGCGCAGATTTGAAAGCGGTTGCCGGAGGCGACAAACGCGACAACGATGAGCACAGCGAACTCGCGCCGATGGGACCAACCCGAATGCGGCTCACGAAACCGGTGATTGCGGCGGTTGAAGGCTTCGCGGTTGCGGGCGGTTTGGAATTAGCCCTGTGGTGCGATATGCGTGTGGCGGCGCGCGACGCGATATTTGGCGTTTATTGTCGCCGCTTCGGCGTGCCGCTCATTGACCTCGGCACGATTCGTTTGCCGAGGCTTATCGGTCATAGCAATGCGATGGATTTGATTTTGACGGGCCGCGGCGTAACCGGTGAAGAAGCTTTGAGAATGGGACTCGTCAATCGTCTGGTTGAAAGCGGCGAAGCTTTAGCTGAAGCCATCAAAGTTGCTCAACAGATTGCCGCCTTTCCGCAAGCCTGTATGCGTTCGGATAGACAATCGGCTTATGAGCAGTGGGATTTGAGTTGGGACGAAGCCATCAGAAACGAATTCACCCTCGGTAAAGCGATTCTCGATTCCGGTGAATCGGTGGCGGGCGCTCGACGTTTCGCGCAAGGCGAAGGCAAACACGGAACGTTTAAGTAA
- a CDS encoding transposase, which produces MWNDTDTPLAYLITFRCHGTWLHGDSRRSTDRFHNRYQSPFISPNKQWEKYNKQILKGEPVTLDPSQRKSVEFAIRETCDLRKWSLLAINVRTNHIHLVASIGELKPELALNALKANATRQMRQDGYWQRQCSPWADKGSKRYLWTENSVERAIDYVINGQGDVLPEFD; this is translated from the coding sequence ATGTGGAACGACACAGATACCCCTTTAGCCTATCTCATCACATTTCGCTGCCATGGAACTTGGCTGCATGGGGACTCACGTCGCTCAACAGACCGTTTCCATAATCGTTACCAATCGCCTTTTATTTCACCCAACAAACAATGGGAAAAGTACAATAAGCAAATTCTAAAAGGTGAACCTGTCACATTAGATCCCAGTCAACGAAAGTCTGTGGAGTTTGCTATTCGAGAGACCTGTGATTTACGCAAATGGTCGCTCCTTGCAATTAATGTTCGCACCAATCATATTCACCTTGTTGCTTCAATTGGAGAGTTAAAACCCGAACTTGCACTTAACGCTTTGAAAGCTAATGCAACGCGGCAAATGCGCCAAGATGGATACTGGCAACGGCAATGTAGTCCTTGGGCAGACAAAGGAAGTAAACGATATTTGTGGACTGAGAACAGCGTCGAACGAGCTATTGACTATGTCATTAACGGACAAGGTGATGTGCTTCCGGAATTTGACTGA
- a CDS encoding stage II sporulation protein M — protein MLKDLLKTRLAKWKRLEDLTGRASKYRLTNLSGEEVREFGQLYRRTAADLAIAREEVRDQRLVNYLNHLVARAHGAIYRSESSGFGVFKDFFRYEFPAAFRQAFGYILTSFLIFLFTTAFGFGVSFLDERFTEKTYPDLRRKIINHENWTASLNEGNKNPIFATAIQANNIQVTFIAFAGGVTAGLLTLYVMANNGLMFGVVMGLCLKYKFTDVPIFVSAHGVIELTAIFISGGAGLLIGKAMLMPGDMRRIDALVTNGLLAIKLILGCVPMLLVAGLIEGFLSPAPVSPYYKFAVSMMSAIFLVVYFLKPDRREAAGSARP, from the coding sequence ATGCTCAAAGACCTCTTGAAAACGCGACTTGCAAAATGGAAACGGCTCGAAGATTTAACCGGACGCGCCTCGAAATACCGCTTAACCAACCTATCGGGCGAAGAGGTGCGCGAGTTCGGACAACTCTATCGTCGCACGGCGGCGGATTTGGCGATTGCCCGCGAAGAGGTGCGCGATCAACGCCTGGTGAATTATTTAAATCATCTGGTCGCCCGCGCGCACGGCGCGATTTATCGCAGCGAGTCATCGGGCTTTGGCGTCTTCAAAGATTTTTTTCGTTACGAATTTCCTGCCGCCTTCCGTCAGGCATTTGGCTATATCCTCACTTCGTTTCTGATTTTTTTATTCACCACGGCGTTCGGTTTTGGCGTGAGTTTCCTCGATGAGCGGTTCACCGAAAAGACTTACCCGGATTTGCGCCGCAAAATTATCAATCACGAAAATTGGACAGCGAGCCTCAACGAAGGCAATAAAAACCCGATATTCGCAACCGCAATTCAAGCCAATAATATTCAAGTTACTTTCATAGCCTTTGCGGGCGGCGTGACGGCTGGGCTATTGACGCTTTACGTGATGGCGAATAACGGCTTGATGTTCGGCGTCGTGATGGGGCTTTGTCTGAAATATAAATTTACCGATGTGCCGATTTTCGTTAGCGCCCACGGAGTCATCGAACTCACCGCGATTTTTATATCGGGCGGCGCGGGTTTACTGATCGGCAAAGCGATGTTGATGCCCGGCGATATGCGGCGCATTGATGCGCTGGTGACCAACGGATTATTGGCAATTAAACTGATTCTGGGTTGTGTGCCGATGTTACTGGTCGCAGGTCTCATCGAAGGTTTTCTTTCACCGGCGCCGGTTTCGCCTTATTACAAATTTGCGGTTTCAATGATGAGCGCCATTTTTTTAGTGGTCTATTTCCTCAAGCCCGACCGTCGTGAAGCAGCAGGCAGTGCCCGTCCGTAA
- the holB gene encoding DNA polymerase III subunit delta' gives MKFSSLVGNERIKELLMRAVSDGRIGQGLIFAGERGIGKHQFAMALAQAVNCEQPVGGDSCGGCLNCRKFAARDFTDVKIIVPDGQFIKIEQTREMSKEAYFKPFEGRRRVFIIDEAERLKEQAANSILKTLEEPPDTSLIILITEKPYALLQTIRSRCQMLNFAPLTYQELEAFLKANYKRPMEETRLLARLARGSIGRALEIDLGEYREARQAALEIIEAQLVTHDAIRLLAAAEHLGRKLDKPEFEKQTDLMLILLQDIFYLKSGKAIDSLTNADIAERLKRIADASSFEQISHFVERLEGVLQNLARNINRHLALEAAFVAG, from the coding sequence ATGAAATTTTCTTCTCTGGTTGGCAACGAACGCATAAAAGAGTTGTTGATGCGGGCTGTGAGTGACGGGCGCATCGGGCAAGGGTTAATTTTCGCGGGTGAGCGCGGCATCGGCAAACATCAATTTGCGATGGCGCTGGCACAGGCGGTCAATTGTGAACAACCGGTTGGCGGCGATTCCTGCGGCGGGTGTTTGAATTGTCGTAAATTTGCGGCGCGCGATTTTACTGATGTGAAAATCATCGTGCCCGACGGGCAATTTATCAAAATTGAGCAAACCCGTGAAATGTCAAAAGAGGCATACTTCAAACCTTTTGAAGGTCGCCGTCGCGTCTTCATTATTGATGAAGCCGAACGCTTGAAAGAGCAAGCCGCGAATTCGATTTTGAAAACCCTGGAGGAGCCGCCCGACACCTCGCTCATCATTTTAATTACCGAAAAACCTTATGCGCTGTTGCAGACCATTCGTTCGCGTTGTCAGATGTTGAACTTTGCGCCGCTAACTTATCAGGAGTTGGAAGCCTTTTTGAAAGCCAACTACAAACGCCCAATGGAAGAAACCCGACTGCTGGCGCGGCTGGCGCGCGGCAGCATCGGGCGCGCCCTGGAAATCGATTTGGGTGAATATCGCGAAGCGCGGCAGGCGGCGCTTGAAATTATCGAAGCGCAACTCGTGACCCACGATGCCATTCGGTTGCTTGCGGCAGCGGAACATCTGGGGCGCAAACTCGACAAACCGGAGTTTGAAAAGCAGACCGATTTAATGCTGATTTTATTGCAGGATATTTTTTATCTGAAATCGGGTAAAGCGATTGACTCGCTTACCAACGCTGACATTGCCGAGCGATTGAAACGGATTGCCGATGCGTCTTCGTTTGAGCAAATCAGCCATTTTGTCGAACGACTGGAAGGGGTTTTGCAAAACCTCGCCCGCAATATCAATCGCCATCTGGCGCTCGAAGCGGCTTTCGTTGCCGGTTAA
- a CDS encoding radical SAM protein: MGNTNATQGATSNGHLNGHAATTPKDGGKLIVLTAPLTETIDHAGYFIQMSMASLPIWLEGILNKKYPTWRDVEYNDDGTARYMPAGVRVLEKSISRWFKADDIACCYPQDLDKFIGENTRVVAVSTHNPLGVTFAAGVYTSIFGSSKEPINSHYSKDMFAKIKGSPFRDQFKVIVGGSGGWQIIQTDTYEELSIDCVVEGRSESTDVLDLFNKAIAGETLPRQVDVVHPKDRNEILFPDKRTTFGVVEMTTGCGRRCQFCVPDLNPQIDMPKDKIMDAVRANVRDGNKQISLATEDMFIWGQVHTDTPFYFPNREALLDLYSDIVNTPGVEQHVLSHSTIAPAVVDPLLIKKLSEILLDKSPIHLPMLSTHPLKKALTPLIGLETGSVRMAKQVMPSKGVPFSVEDWPSVFIEGLRVLNENNWFPAVTLIVGNPGETDEDVMATLDLIYEVERRGQFAFFIPSIFTPLHDTRMQDKEGVKETMQLTPLQWQLIMKCWKMNLRPGQYSWWAPTAWRVGALGLWAWKLRKTNGPGFKWPLFMFSSAIPEWLMDKMGKIYVGKPLKTKTRKELLATIKTHQWKYLREDNGDLPEGFYEQLVAEPKAAKALPVLSVGD, translated from the coding sequence ATGGGCAATACTAACGCAACTCAAGGCGCGACCAGTAATGGTCACTTGAACGGTCACGCCGCAACGACTCCCAAAGATGGTGGGAAGTTGATTGTTTTAACTGCCCCGCTTACGGAAACCATCGATCACGCAGGCTATTTCATTCAAATGAGTATGGCATCTTTGCCCATCTGGCTCGAAGGCATTCTCAATAAAAAATACCCGACCTGGCGTGATGTTGAATACAATGACGACGGCACCGCGCGTTATATGCCCGCAGGCGTCCGAGTGTTGGAAAAATCCATTTCACGGTGGTTCAAAGCGGATGATATTGCCTGTTGTTACCCGCAGGATTTGGATAAATTCATCGGCGAAAACACCCGCGTGGTTGCCGTATCGACGCATAACCCCTTGGGGGTTACCTTTGCCGCCGGGGTTTACACTTCGATTTTCGGTTCATCGAAAGAGCCTATCAATTCACATTACTCAAAAGACATGTTTGCCAAAATTAAAGGCAGCCCCTTTCGCGATCAATTCAAAGTAATCGTCGGCGGTTCGGGCGGCTGGCAAATCATTCAAACCGACACTTATGAAGAACTCAGCATCGATTGTGTCGTCGAAGGGCGCAGCGAATCCACAGACGTTTTGGATTTATTCAACAAAGCGATTGCCGGTGAAACGTTGCCGCGTCAGGTTGATGTCGTGCATCCGAAAGACCGCAACGAAATTCTTTTCCCCGATAAACGCACAACCTTCGGCGTCGTCGAAATGACTACGGGTTGCGGGCGGCGTTGTCAATTTTGCGTTCCCGATTTGAATCCGCAAATCGATATGCCGAAAGACAAAATCATGGATGCGGTGCGCGCCAACGTTCGCGATGGCAATAAGCAAATCAGCTTAGCCACCGAAGATATGTTCATCTGGGGACAGGTGCATACCGACACGCCTTTCTATTTTCCGAATCGCGAAGCCTTGCTCGATTTATATTCCGACATCGTCAACACGCCGGGCGTTGAACAACATGTGCTGAGCCATTCAACCATCGCCCCTGCGGTCGTTGACCCGCTGTTGATTAAAAAGCTTTCGGAAATTCTCCTCGATAAAAGTCCGATTCATTTGCCGATGCTCAGCACGCATCCCTTGAAAAAAGCGCTCACCCCGCTCATTGGTCTCGAAACCGGCTCGGTGCGCATGGCAAAGCAGGTGATGCCGAGCAAAGGGGTGCCCTTTTCGGTTGAAGATTGGCCCTCAGTGTTCATCGAAGGCTTGCGGGTGTTGAATGAAAATAACTGGTTTCCGGCAGTCACTTTGATTGTTGGCAATCCCGGCGAAACCGATGAAGATGTCATGGCGACATTGGATTTGATTTATGAAGTCGAGCGGCGCGGGCAATTCGCGTTCTTCATTCCTTCGATATTCACGCCGCTGCACGACACCCGCATGCAGGATAAAGAGGGCGTCAAAGAGACCATGCAGCTTACGCCTTTGCAATGGCAGTTGATTATGAAGTGCTGGAAGATGAATCTGCGTCCGGGTCAATACAGTTGGTGGGCACCAACCGCCTGGCGCGTCGGCGCGTTGGGGTTATGGGCGTGGAAACTCAGAAAGACCAACGGGCCGGGATTCAAATGGCCGCTGTTTATGTTTTCAAGCGCCATCCCGGAATGGCTGATGGATAAGATGGGTAAAATTTATGTTGGCAAGCCATTGAAAACCAAAACCCGCAAAGAACTTCTGGCAACCATCAAAACGCATCAATGGAAATACCTGCGCGAAGACAACGGCGATTTGCCCGAAGGTTTTTATGAACAACTGGTCGCCGAACCCAAAGCGGCAAAGGCTTTGCCGGTGCTTTCGGTAGGCGATTGA
- a CDS encoding OsmC family protein gives MPVRQAEAEWKGNLLEGKGSIKLGSGAFEGSYDWRARSADGPGTNPEELLGASHAGCFSMALSAQLANNNTPATRIHTNAKVHLEKLESGFAITQIELETQVEAPGIDEAKFQELANVAKTNCPISKALASTTIHLKATLL, from the coding sequence ATGCCGGTAAGACAAGCAGAAGCCGAATGGAAAGGGAATCTTCTTGAGGGCAAAGGCAGCATCAAACTTGGAAGCGGCGCATTTGAAGGTTCATATGACTGGCGCGCGCGTTCAGCCGACGGCCCCGGAACCAACCCCGAAGAATTATTGGGCGCATCCCATGCCGGTTGCTTTTCAATGGCGCTTTCCGCGCAACTGGCAAACAATAACACCCCCGCAACCCGCATCCATACCAATGCCAAAGTGCATCTTGAAAAACTGGAAAGCGGTTTTGCGATTACTCAAATCGAACTCGAAACTCAAGTCGAAGCGCCAGGTATTGACGAGGCGAAATTTCAGGAACTCGCAAACGTAGCGAAGACCAACTGCCCGATTTCCAAAGCCCTTGCCAGCACGACGATTCACCTGAAAGCAACCCTTCTTTAG
- a CDS encoding NADP-dependent oxidoreductase: MAMMKAVRMHEYGSIDGLVYEEVAKPQPATDEVLIQVKSAGVNPVDWKMVEGFGQGWMGHLMPHILGVDVAGVVEAVGSRVTKFKAGDAVYGYATFSREGSFAEYVAVKASDIAAKPATLDFVQAAAVPVAAMTSWQGILAQGKLSAGQKILIHAAAGGVGLMAVQLAKAQGAVVIGTASARNLEFVKAWGADEVIDYTSVKFEDAVSDVDVVFDLIGGDTQARSLKVLKKGGILVSAVAPPDEQAAEAQGVRAVMVGVQPDGAQLEALTELIDAGKVKVFVEQVFPLAEAKAALRLNKQGRTRGKIVLSVE; the protein is encoded by the coding sequence ATGGCAATGATGAAAGCAGTGAGGATGCATGAATATGGCAGCATTGACGGACTGGTTTACGAAGAGGTAGCAAAACCCCAACCGGCAACCGATGAAGTGTTGATTCAAGTCAAGTCCGCAGGCGTCAATCCGGTGGATTGGAAAATGGTCGAAGGCTTTGGTCAAGGGTGGATGGGGCATTTGATGCCGCACATTTTAGGCGTCGATGTCGCAGGTGTTGTTGAAGCGGTCGGAAGCCGTGTAACGAAATTCAAAGCCGGTGATGCGGTTTACGGGTATGCGACTTTTTCCCGTGAAGGTTCGTTCGCCGAATATGTTGCCGTCAAAGCTTCGGATATTGCGGCAAAACCTGCAACACTCGATTTCGTTCAGGCGGCAGCCGTGCCGGTTGCGGCGATGACTTCGTGGCAAGGAATATTGGCTCAAGGGAAACTTTCGGCGGGACAGAAAATCTTGATTCACGCGGCAGCCGGGGGCGTCGGCTTGATGGCTGTGCAACTTGCGAAAGCCCAAGGCGCAGTAGTCATCGGTACAGCCTCGGCGCGTAACCTGGAATTCGTTAAAGCCTGGGGCGCAGACGAAGTCATTGATTACACCAGCGTGAAATTTGAAGACGCGGTGAGCGATGTGGACGTGGTTTTCGATTTAATCGGTGGCGACACGCAAGCGCGTTCTCTCAAGGTGTTGAAAAAAGGCGGCATTCTGGTTTCGGCAGTCGCGCCGCCCGACGAACAGGCTGCCGAGGCGCAAGGGGTTCGCGCGGTGATGGTTGGCGTACAACCTGACGGCGCGCAACTTGAAGCGCTTACCGAATTGATTGACGCCGGCAAAGTGAAAGTTTTTGTCGAACAGGTTTTCCCGCTTGCCGAGGCAAAAGCGGCGCTCCGGTTAAACAAGCAGGGGCGCACACGCGGCAAAATTGTTTTAAGCGTTGAATGA
- a CDS encoding aldo/keto reductase produces the protein MEYREFGKTDMKVSVLGFGGAEIGFESASQENVTKLLNSALDAGLNVIDSAAAYLVSEQLIGSAVAGRRKDFYLFTKCGVTDGFTRQDWSKAGIRNQIEQSLKSLQTDYLDLIQLHSCSAEVLQKGEAIEALQEAREQGLARYIGYSGDGEDARFAIETGAFDTLQTSVSIADQESIELLLPKAQELGLGVIAKRPVANAAWRTGEKPANAYHHTYWERLVKLDYDFLKLPLNEAIAIALRFTLSHPVHTAIVGTTNPHRWQENAASLQAGALPAEEIAKIRARWQAVADASWVGQV, from the coding sequence ATGGAATACAGAGAATTTGGCAAAACCGATATGAAAGTAAGCGTTCTGGGGTTTGGCGGCGCGGAAATTGGCTTTGAAAGCGCAAGCCAGGAGAACGTCACCAAACTATTAAATAGCGCGCTGGATGCTGGTTTGAACGTCATTGATAGCGCGGCGGCTTATCTGGTCAGCGAACAACTCATCGGCAGTGCGGTTGCCGGACGCCGCAAAGATTTCTACCTGTTTACCAAATGCGGCGTGACCGATGGCTTTACCCGACAGGATTGGAGCAAAGCCGGGATTCGCAATCAGATTGAACAGAGTTTGAAGAGTTTGCAGACCGACTACCTTGACTTGATTCAACTGCACAGTTGTTCAGCCGAGGTCTTGCAAAAAGGCGAAGCGATTGAAGCATTGCAGGAAGCCAGAGAGCAAGGGCTGGCGCGTTACATCGGTTATAGCGGCGACGGCGAAGATGCGCGCTTTGCGATTGAAACCGGCGCGTTTGATACCTTGCAAACTTCTGTGAGCATTGCCGACCAGGAGTCCATCGAATTGTTGTTGCCGAAAGCGCAAGAGCTTGGCTTGGGGGTAATCGCCAAACGCCCGGTAGCGAATGCCGCCTGGCGCACCGGCGAAAAACCCGCAAACGCTTATCACCACACCTATTGGGAAAGACTTGTCAAACTTGATTATGATTTTTTGAAATTGCCGCTCAATGAAGCGATTGCCATTGCCTTGCGATTTACCCTTTCGCATCCGGTGCATACGGCGATTGTCGGCACTACTAATCCGCATCGCTGGCAAGAGAACGCCGCGAGTCTGCAAGCCGGCGCGCTTCCCGCAGAAGAAATCGCCAAAATTCGCGCCCGTTGGCAAGCCGTTGCCGATGCAAGCTGGGTCGGTCAGGTTTAA